From a region of the Hemibagrus wyckioides isolate EC202008001 linkage group LG14, SWU_Hwy_1.0, whole genome shotgun sequence genome:
- the hrh2a gene encoding histamine receptor H2a isoform X2 yields MWSQIGLGVILSFLILLTVCGNVLVCLAVCATRRLRSVTNCFIVSLAITDLLLGALVLPFSTLIQVTGDWPLGAHFCNVYISMDVMLSTASILNLLAISIDRYIAVTVPLRYPTLVLPWHVGTSLAVIWLVSIGVSFVPIHLGWNTVDQTVQNHGKDDPAGDCRFELNPTYVLVDSLATFYLPLVAMCWTYYRIFRIARAQAKKILSVHRACSSTTMSSLSGVSVLTLREHKAAVRLAFVLGAFVVCWFPYFTFFTIMGIRKETDPPRTPYSVVLWLGYANSTLNPFLYAALNRDFRSAYGRLLFGWRGVNTPTGTPTTVLESGLLNGLTPSSSRAEFIPGSCVMLQDMSKANGDGSNGTSLSIVTVLSNGHNSF; encoded by the exons ATGTGGTCTCAGATAGGATTAGGTGTGATTCTTTCCTTCCTCATTTTGCTAACGGTGTGTGgaaatgtgttggtgtgtctGGCTGTTTGCGCAACCAGACGCCTGCGCAGCGTCACCAACTGCTTCATCGTGTCACTTGCTATTACTGACCTACTCCTTGGAGCTCTAGTCCTCCCTTTCTCCACTCTCATTCAGGTAACTGGGGACTGGCCTCTGGGAGCTCACTTCTGCAATGTGTACATTTCAATGGACGTCATGCTGAGCACTGCTTCTATTCTTAATCTCCTGGCTATTAGTATAGACCGCTACATTGCAGTCACGGTGCCTTTACGTTACCCTACACTGGTGCTCCCATGGCATGTTGGTACATCATTAGCAGTAATCTGGCTGGTGTCCATTGGTGTCTCGTTTGTTCCCATTCACCTGGGCTGGAACACAGTGGACCAAACGGTGCAGAATCATGGTAAGGACGACCCTGCGGGAGACTGCCGCTTTGAGCTAAATCCCACCTATGTGCTAGTGGATTCACTCGCAACATTTTATCTCCCCCTGGTGGCAATGTGCTGGACTTATTACCGAATATTCCGGATTGCACGGGCCCAGGCCAAGAAAATCCTTTCCGTACACAGAGCTTGCTCTTCAACCACCATGTCTTCATTATCAGGAGTGTCAGTGTTGACGCTACGTGAGCACAAAGCTGCAGTGAGATTAGCGTTTGTTCTGGGCGCTTTTGTGGTTTGCTGGTTCCcctattttacatttttcaccaTTATGGGAATACGAAAGGAAACAGATCCTCCACGCACGCCATACTCAGTGGTGCTATGGTTAGGCTATGCTAACTCCACGCTAAACCCATTCCTTTATGCCGCACTCAACAGGGACTTTAGGTCTGCTTATGGCAGGCTGTTGTTTGGCTGGAGGGGCGTTAACACACCAACAGGAACGCCTACTACTGTGCTAGAGTCGGGGCTGTTGAATGGACTCACCCCTTCCAGCAGCAGGGCAGAGTTTATACCTGGATCCTGTGTCATGCTGCAGGACATGAGCAAAGCAAACGGGGACGGGAGCAACGGGACATCTCTCAGCATCGTCACTGTCCTGTCCAATGGCCACAACAG TTTCTAA
- the hrh2a gene encoding histamine receptor H2a isoform X1 produces MWSQIGLGVILSFLILLTVCGNVLVCLAVCATRRLRSVTNCFIVSLAITDLLLGALVLPFSTLIQVTGDWPLGAHFCNVYISMDVMLSTASILNLLAISIDRYIAVTVPLRYPTLVLPWHVGTSLAVIWLVSIGVSFVPIHLGWNTVDQTVQNHGKDDPAGDCRFELNPTYVLVDSLATFYLPLVAMCWTYYRIFRIARAQAKKILSVHRACSSTTMSSLSGVSVLTLREHKAAVRLAFVLGAFVVCWFPYFTFFTIMGIRKETDPPRTPYSVVLWLGYANSTLNPFLYAALNRDFRSAYGRLLFGWRGVNTPTGTPTTVLESGLLNGLTPSSSRAEFIPGSCVMLQDMSKANGDGSNGTSLSIVTVLSNGHNRA; encoded by the exons ATGTGGTCTCAGATAGGATTAGGTGTGATTCTTTCCTTCCTCATTTTGCTAACGGTGTGTGgaaatgtgttggtgtgtctGGCTGTTTGCGCAACCAGACGCCTGCGCAGCGTCACCAACTGCTTCATCGTGTCACTTGCTATTACTGACCTACTCCTTGGAGCTCTAGTCCTCCCTTTCTCCACTCTCATTCAGGTAACTGGGGACTGGCCTCTGGGAGCTCACTTCTGCAATGTGTACATTTCAATGGACGTCATGCTGAGCACTGCTTCTATTCTTAATCTCCTGGCTATTAGTATAGACCGCTACATTGCAGTCACGGTGCCTTTACGTTACCCTACACTGGTGCTCCCATGGCATGTTGGTACATCATTAGCAGTAATCTGGCTGGTGTCCATTGGTGTCTCGTTTGTTCCCATTCACCTGGGCTGGAACACAGTGGACCAAACGGTGCAGAATCATGGTAAGGACGACCCTGCGGGAGACTGCCGCTTTGAGCTAAATCCCACCTATGTGCTAGTGGATTCACTCGCAACATTTTATCTCCCCCTGGTGGCAATGTGCTGGACTTATTACCGAATATTCCGGATTGCACGGGCCCAGGCCAAGAAAATCCTTTCCGTACACAGAGCTTGCTCTTCAACCACCATGTCTTCATTATCAGGAGTGTCAGTGTTGACGCTACGTGAGCACAAAGCTGCAGTGAGATTAGCGTTTGTTCTGGGCGCTTTTGTGGTTTGCTGGTTCCcctattttacatttttcaccaTTATGGGAATACGAAAGGAAACAGATCCTCCACGCACGCCATACTCAGTGGTGCTATGGTTAGGCTATGCTAACTCCACGCTAAACCCATTCCTTTATGCCGCACTCAACAGGGACTTTAGGTCTGCTTATGGCAGGCTGTTGTTTGGCTGGAGGGGCGTTAACACACCAACAGGAACGCCTACTACTGTGCTAGAGTCGGGGCTGTTGAATGGACTCACCCCTTCCAGCAGCAGGGCAGAGTTTATACCTGGATCCTGTGTCATGCTGCAGGACATGAGCAAAGCAAACGGGGACGGGAGCAACGGGACATCTCTCAGCATCGTCACTGTCCTGTCCAATGGCCACAACAG AGCTTAA